One Danio aesculapii chromosome 11, fDanAes4.1, whole genome shotgun sequence genomic region harbors:
- the hmces gene encoding abasic site processing protein HMCES, translating into MCGRTACTLAPHELSRASHYRDRTGQRRPPRWKDGDSDKYRPSYNKSPQSFSPVLLSNRHFNKEAPVDECVLAAMRWGLVPAWFKENDPNKMQYNTSNCRSESLLEKKSYKDPLLKGQRCVILADGFYEWRRQEKDKQPFFIYFPQSQGGQVPSPQSTQELKSDQELDQGESELDTSDWTGWRLLTIAGLFDSWTPPCGGETLYTYTVITVDASPNLQNIHDRMPAVLDGEDEVRRWLDFGEVKSLEAIKLLQPKSCLTFHPVSSLVNNSRNNSPECLQPVDPTIKKSTQPTASSKMMMSWLKTASPTKRKSPDENTSAKGPEGKPAAEKQNKLTGPLQQWLMGTSSSKKPRT; encoded by the exons ATGTGTGGAAGAACGGCTTGCACACTTGCACCACATGAGCTTAGTCGTGCTTCTCATTATCGAGACCGAACAGGACAGCGACGCCCACCCCGCTGGAAGGATGGAGACTCTGACAAATACCGTCCCTCATACAACAAGAGTCCTCAGTCGTTCAGCCCTGTGCTTCTGTCCAACAGACACTTCAACAAG GAAGCTCCTGTAGATGAGTGTGTGCTGGCAGCAATGCGCTGGGGTCTTGTCCCGGCCTGGTTCAAAGAGAACGACCCCAATAAGATGCAGTACAACACTTCTAACTGTCGCAGTGAAAGCCTGCTTGAAAAGAAGTCTTACAAG GATCCTCTTTTGAAAGGACAGCGCTGCGTCATTCTGGCTGACGGCTTCTACGAATGGAGGCGACAGGAAAAGGACAAACAGCCTTTCTTCATTTACTTTCCTCAAAGCCAAGGAGGACAAGTACCCAGTCCACAAAGTACACAGGAACTAAAAAGTGACCAAGAGTTGGACCAAGGAGAG AGTGAACTAGACACCAGTGACTGGACTGGGTGGCGTCTGCTCACAATAGCAGGGCTCTTTGACTCCTGGACGCCTCCTTGTGGTGGAGAGACGCTGTACACTTACACAGTCATAACAGTAGACGCTTCTCCAAACCTTCAAAACATCCATGACAG GATGCCGGCAGTGTTGGATGGAGAGGATGAGGTAAGACGGTGGTTGGACTTTGGAGAAGTGAAGTCACTGGAAGCCATAAAATTGCTCCAACCGAAGTCTTGTCTGACCTTTCACCCTGTCTCCTCATTGGTCAACAATTCACGAAACAACTCTCCGGAATGTCTGCAGCCTGTGGACCCCACGATCAAGAAG AGCACTCAACCCACAGCCAGCAGTAAAATGATGATGAGCTGGCTGAAAACAGCTTCACCAACTAAGAGGAAGAGTCCTGATGAAAATACCTCAGCTAAAGGACCTGAAGGAAAGCCTGCAGCAGAGAAGCAGAACAAGCTGACTGGCCCTCTACAGCAATGGCTGATGGGAACAAGTTCTAGTAAGAAACCAAGGACTTGA